From the genome of Corallococcus macrosporus DSM 14697:
AGGCCGCGGGTGTGGTGCTGGCGCTCCAGGGCAAGTTGACGGCGCGCCTGCGCGAGGCCCGCGCGGAGGCTCGCACCGCCGAGCAGCTCGCGGCCGACATCGGCATGCCGGACGAGGTGGAGACGGTGTTCAAGGTGCTCCAGCACCTGGCCGCCAACCCGGACCGCGGCGTCGAGCGCACCCCGGGCGCCACGCCGACGCAGGCGCGCTTCCGGGCGAAGTAGACGTGTCCACGGAGGCCGCGGCCGAAGCCCTCGGCCGTGGCACCGGGCACTGGAGGTCTCCGAGGCGGCGCCTTCGAGGGACTGTGGCACGTCGCCGTCAGGCCCTCGCGCCCAGGACTCAACGCCCGCGCTCCATGAGTCCCCCGCACCAGGAACAGGCGCTGTAGAACCTCCCCCATGGACCTGGAGCTCAGAGGAAAGACGGCCCTCGTCACCGGCAGCAGCCGGGGCATCGGCAAGGCCATCGCGGCGGTGCTGACTCGCGAGGGCGTGCGGGTGTGCCTCAGCGCTCGCGGCGCGGAGGCCCTGGAGGCCACCGCGTCCGAGCTTCGCGCCGAGGGCGCGGACGTCACCACGGTGGTGACGGACGTGGCCACCCAGGCCGGCGCCGTGGAGGCGGTGGACGCGGCGGTGCGCGCGTTCGGGCGGCTGGACCTCCTGGTCAACAACGTGGGCGGCAGCGGCGGCGCGGGCGCCTTCCACTCCGCCACCGCCGAGCAATGGACGGCCGTGCTGGACCGCAACCTCCTGTCCGCCGTGTGGTGCAGCCAGCGCGCCGTGGAGGCCATGCGCCAGCAGGGCGGCGGCTGCATCATCCACATCAACTCCATCTACGGCCGCGAGTACGCCACCAGCGCGCCCTACACCACCGCCAAGGCCGGCATCACCGCGCTCACCAAGGAGATGGCGGTGGACCTGGCGCAGTACCGCATCCGCGTCAACGGCGTGGCCCCCGGCTCCATCCTCTTCCCCGGGGGGAGCTGGGACAAACGCCAGAAGGCGGACCCGGACAAGGTGGCGAAGCTGGTGCGCGACGAGCTGCCCTGGGGCCGGTTCGGCGCCCCGGAGGAGGTCGCGGACGTGGTGGCCTTCCTCTGCTCGGAGCGCGCACGCTGGGTGACAGGCGCCACCCTCCCCGTGGACGGGGGCCAGGGCCGTGCCTTCTGAGCCGGTTGGCCCCGCGGGTCCGTGCTATGCAGGGGCCCTCCGCATGAGACTCGACCCGTGCTGAAGCTCTACAAGAAGGAAGGCGACCGGCTCCGCTACTGGGAGGCCTGGGTGCATGACGGCGCACTCACCGTGCACCAGGGCCTGGTCGGCGAAACCGGCGAGGACCAGCAGCTCCCCCTCCCCCCGGATGAAGACCCGGACATGGTCATCGCCGAGGCCGCCGGCCCGCTGGTGGACCAGGGCTATGACGAGCCCGAGCCCTCCGCGATGACGACGTTCATCGTCCAGTACACCATCGAGGGCAAGGGCACCGGCCACGACGTGGAGAAGCGCGTCGCCGTGGAGGAGCTGCTCACGGACGCGCTCGGGTGGACGGGCAACGGCGAGGTCGAAGGCGGCGAGCTGCAGGAGCAGCAGCTCCGCGTCTACTGCCGGGTGATGGACGCCGACGCGGCCGTGCGCACCGCCGTGGAGGCGCTGGACGCCGAGGACCTGCTCGAAGGCGCCACCCTGCTCGTCGGCAAGGACGACGAAGAGCCGCGGGCCGTCTGGCCCACGCAGCCCTGAGACACGCGGCTGGCGCGCCCTCCGCGGTGAAGGCGGGATTCTACGACGGGTGTAGAGAATTCCGCCTTCCGCGCGTGGACAGGACGCCTGCCACGACGCAAAGTGCCGACAAGTTGAAAATGATTAGCAAATTCATATCCATCTCCCGCTGATTCCCGGTGCGTGTCGAGCGCCAGGAAGCCCAGGAGACGGGTCTTGTCTTGCTGATGTCCGTCACGTCGCGGCTCCCGCGGCGCGGCGGAGCCTTGTCCGTTCAAACCCGCGGGCGTCCCTGGCGCTGGCGGGAGGGGGGAGTTCCGAAGCCCAGCCATCCACATTGAGGAGAAGGACCTTGCGCGCCGTTCATCGTGAAGACGTTTCCCCCCGCACCACTCGTGGCCCTCGGCTGTCCGTGAGCTGGAAGTGGATGGGTCCGGCCCTGCTGCTGACCATGACGCCCGCCTGGGCGCAGGACGCGGCCACGCCGCCGCCTCCGCCGGATTCGGCGGCCGCCGAGCACCAGGCCGAGCTGGAGTCCAACGTCTTCCAGATGGCCCCGGTGGTGGTGACGGCGACGCGCACCGAGCAGGACGTCACCTCCGCCCCCGCCTCCGTCACCGTGGTGACGCAGGAGGACCTGAAGCGGGCTCCCGTGGGTGACTTGACGGACGCCATCCGCCTGGCGCCCGGCATCAGCCTGACGGCCGGCAGCCAGGGCCGCCGCGGCATCAGCATCCGCGGCATGGATTCGAGCTACACGCTCATCCTCGTCGACGGCAAGCGCGTGAACTCGCTGGAGGCGGTGTTCCGCCACAACGACTTCGACATCGGCCTCATCCCCACGGAGGGCATCGAGCGCATCGAGGTCGTCCGCGGCGCCATGTCCTCGCTCTACGGCT
Proteins encoded in this window:
- a CDS encoding SDR family NAD(P)-dependent oxidoreductase, whose translation is MDLELRGKTALVTGSSRGIGKAIAAVLTREGVRVCLSARGAEALEATASELRAEGADVTTVVTDVATQAGAVEAVDAAVRAFGRLDLLVNNVGGSGGAGAFHSATAEQWTAVLDRNLLSAVWCSQRAVEAMRQQGGGCIIHINSIYGREYATSAPYTTAKAGITALTKEMAVDLAQYRIRVNGVAPGSILFPGGSWDKRQKADPDKVAKLVRDELPWGRFGAPEEVADVVAFLCSERARWVTGATLPVDGGQGRAF